The Chordicoccus furentiruminis DNA window GCGAATATGTCAAACGGCTCAGCCGCTACGCCCGCGTCTCCATTGAGGAGGTCGCCGACGAGAAGACGCCGGACGGAGCCGCGGCCGGCGAAAACGCCTCCATTCTGACGCAGGAGGGCGGACGCATCCTGAGCCGCCTGTCCCCGTCTGACCATGTCATCGCCCTCGCGATCCGCGGGACGCCCTGTACGTCGGAAGCCTTCGCTTCGCATCTTGGCGGTATGATGACGAACGGCGTGAGTAGCATCACCTTCGTCATCGGCGGGTCGCTGGGACTGGACCCGCGGGTACTGGCGCGCGCGGACGAGCAGCTCAGCTTTTCGTCCTTCACCTTCCCGCATCCTCTGATGCGGGTCATCCTCTGCGAGCAGATCTACCGTGCATTCCGCATTATTCGTCACGAACCCTACCACAAGTAACCGCCCTGCCTTCCCAGGGCTGTTTCATGAAGAGAAATTAAGATAGGTTACATCTCAGTTTTTATCGGGGATAGCGATTGATATACATGTCAATTGCTACCCTCGATTTTTTTGCATTGTAGAGGTATAATGTCTTTATAGTATAGGTATATGCCACCTATACAGAAAGGAGGCATTATGCAGAAGCTGGATAAAGTCTATCCAGAGTGGGTGCAGAAGTTTCGGACGAAAGGAACTACTGTGAAGAAAAAAGGAGACGCTTATTATCTTTACAAGCGTACTTCAAAACGTGTGCCTGGCAAAAAATACCCGCAGCCGGTCGACCGTTATCTCGGAAAGATCACACCGGACGGAGTGATCAAAAGTGACATGAGGAAAGTATCTGTCAGTTCCATTGAGGTAAAGGAATACGGTTTTTCAAAAGCAGTATGGGATCTTTGCCCGGAAGATTGGAAAAAACCTCTTGGGGATGATTGGGAAGATGTCCTTCGGATCCTGATCAAAAAGGATTCTCCGAATACATTTCTGGGAAAGGAGTATGTCATCAAAGATGAGGATGAATTCCGCTATCAGTTCGCGGCGCAGAAGTCATCTCTCATCCGGCGGATCTTCAAGGCAACGGGGATCGAATGGGAAGAACTCACTTCCCTGAATACGATATATAAAGTTTATCTGGAGAAAGAGGCAGTCATCTCCAGGATCACATCCGAGCAGAAAGCCCTGTTGGAACGGGCCGGGATAGAACTGGAGGTCGGCTAAGCTGTTGGGGCTGCCTGCTATGTAAGGCCGTTGATCGAGTTCCTTCGGACAGTTCCGGACCCAAGAAAAGAACGGAACCGGCGCCACGACCATGCGGAGATACTGCTGTGCCTGGCTATAGGATATGCGGCGGGAAAGACATCCTATCGCAGGGCGATGGAGTGGTGCGAACGCCATATATCATTTCTCCGTACAGGGATGACATTGAAAAACGGGGTCCCATCCGTATCAACGGTCAGCAGGCTGATGTCTTCGATCGACGAGGAGTTGTTTCTTTATGCCTTTATGGAATGGATCGGAGAGATCCTGGACTCACGGGGACTGCATCTGATCATTGATGGGAAAGCGCTGCGCGGGGCAACATCAAAGGTCCGGGGCGAACGGACCCCTATGATCATGAATGTGATCGACGCGCAGACGAAGCTCGTACTGTGCCAATATCCCATTGATTGTAAGGAAAACGAATGCGCGGCGATACCGAAGTTACTGAAGCTGCTGAATATCCGGGGAAGTACAGTGACTATAGACGCGATCGGCACCAATACTGGTATCATGGAGCAGATCGTGCAGGCGGGCGGTCATTATGTATTGACCGTAAAAAGGAACAATCCAGAGACATATGAAGATCTGGTCAGAACTTTTCAGGAACTGGGAAAGACCTACGAAGACAGTCAGGCAGATGGATCCTGTAAAAAGCGGTACCAGGAACTCCTCGCAAAGTATGAGCAGGATGACCACTATGAAAAAAACAGGGAACGGCATGAACATCGATACTACCAGGTGTGTCATGACCCGACGGTATTGGAACGGACCATGAGGGACTGGGGATCTGTAAAAACGGTCGGATGTGTACGGCAGATACGGATACCAGTCCGGAGAAATGAGAAAGGCGAGGAGACAACGCCAGATGAAAAGACATTTTTACAAAACAGGGAAAAAACAATAGGGGCAGACGCTGATGACGGGAGATCGGCAAAGGTCCAGATGGTCGGGGTGGTATCAGACAGAGAGCTCAGTCTGGATGAGATGGCAAAGATCAAACGGCAGCACTGGATGATAGAGAACAGTCTTCATCATGTGCTGGACGATACATTCCGGGAAGATCGCTCACCAGCTAAAAGATCCAGGAATAATCTGGCCCTGATCAGAAAGATCAGTTATAACGTGTTGAGGATAGCCTTTAAGGAAGAAATATCCCCAGGCGTTATGACTGAAAGGATGGACATATTTGCTGATAGTCCGGATCTGATCACGAAATATTTCTTCTCACCCATACTGAGCCTCAATTAAAGTATAGGTAATCCGGAAGGCTCTGTAAAGGTAGAGAGGGGTATTTTGCGCTTTTTCATGAGGGAAAAAGGGTGATATTCCGGACGCACCCGCCCAATAAGGAAGAAACGTCGCGGAAGCGACGTTTCTAGGAATCAAACCCGCCCGTCCGGAGCAGGGGAATGTAAAAATGACGTGATTCATAGTATAAAGCGGGTCGGAACAGTATTCATGAAACAACCCTGCTGCCTTCCCGGGCCGGTGGATTTTCGCCTTTCGTCGTGATAGAATATGAAAGGACTACGCCCGGAAGAAGGACCGGTCCGGAAAGGGAACATTTCTTTGGGAGAACTCACGGAATCAGAAATGGAACTGCCCGCGGGGCAGGCAAAAAACATTTTCGGCCAGCTTGACCGCAATCTGCGGCAGATTGAGGACGCACTGCACGTCAGCATCATCCCCCGCGGCGGTATCGTCAAGATCCGGGGCCGCCGCGAGGATGTGGCGGAGACGATGCAGGTTCTATCCACGCTGCGGATTCTTGCGGAGCGCGGCGGCGACATTTCCACTCAGCAGGTCACTTACGCGCTCACGGCGCAGGGCGGAGAGGAACGTGCCTCTCTGCTTTCTGCGGATGAGGACATCATCATCCACACAGCCGCCGGACGTCCGGTCAAACCGAAAACGCCCGGACAGAAGCGGTATGTGGACTCCATCCGCGACAATATGATCACATTCGGCATCGGACCGGCCGGAACCGGCAAGACCTATCTCGCGATGGCGATGGCGATCCGGGCATTCCGCGCGGAGGAGGTCACACGGATTATCCTCACCCGCCCCGCCATTGAGGCCGGCGAAAAACTTGGCTTCCTTCCCGGCGACCTGCAGAGCAAGATTGATCCTTACCTCCGGCCTCTGTACGATGCGCTCTATGACATCATGGGCGCGGAGGCCTTCATGAAGCACTCGGAGAGAGGCGAGATCGAGGTCGCGCCCCTTGCCTACATGAGAGGACGGACGCTGGACAATGCGTTCATCATTCTGGATGAAGCGCAGAACACAACGCCTTCCCAGATGAAAATGTTCCTGACACGGATCGGCTTCGGCTCCAGGGTTGTCGTAACCGGTGACCGGACACAGAAGGATCTGCCGTCCGGTACGGTGAGTGGGCTCGATGTGGCCGCCCGCGTGCTCGGCCGCCTCGATGAGATCGGATTCTCCGAGCTGACCTATCGCGACGTGGTCCGCCATCCTCTGGTGCAGAAGATTGTGGAAGCCTATGAATCATATGAAAAGCGTGAAAGCGGACGGGTGCGCGCACGCGCCGTCCATGCCGCTGGGAGGAGAGGGCCTGATGGTCACCGTATGGACAGAGAACACCTATGATGGGAAGGATTTCCGCTCCGTTCTGCCGTTCGATTTCGAATCGGTCGCGACGGAGGTGGCAGGAGAGGTTCTCCGCCGGGCCGGATGCCCATTTGACGCAGAGGTCAGTCTGACACTGGTGGATGATGAGACGATGCACCGGATCAACCGCGAAACACGGGGCGTCGACCGCACGACAGACGTGCTGTCTTTTCCTGCGGTCGCCTACACCTCGCCGGCCGCCTTCCGTGAAGCGGAGCAGGACCGGGCCGGCTCCTTCGATCCGGAATCAGGCCGGCTCATGCTCGGAGACATCCTGATCTCAGTCAGGAAGGTAGCGGAGCAGGCTGAGGCCTACGGTCACAGCACCCGGCGCGAGTTCGCCTTCCTTGTGGCTCACAGCACGCTTCATCTGATCGGCTACGATCACATGACGCCGGAGGAAGAAACCATCATGTTCGCGAAGCAGGAAGAGGCGCTTGAGAGTCTCGGCATCGGGCGGGACTCTGACTGACCGGAATCAGGAACAGACGTCTCCGCACAGCCCGACGCCATCTGGTGTGCCGCAGCGCATCCGCCGTCAGACGGGAAGCGCGGCAGGAAGGGAAGAAGTCTATGATCATAATGAAATCCGCTGCTGCCGGTCTTCTGGCCGGTCTTCTGGCCGCCGGCATGCTTGCACCGGTCTCCGCATCCGCCAGTCAGGAACTGGTGGGCAGCGCCGGCGCTGCAGATTCGTCATCTTTTTCATCCGCTTCGGGTGAAGCCCGGCAGGAAGCCGCCGCCCGGGAGGAAACGATTCCGGACGGACAGATGAAAAGCCGTCTTACCGGTGAATATGTCTCCGAGGAGGAAGGCATGCGCCGCCCGGTCGCGTTCATGATCGACAATGTGAAGGACGCGGATCCGCCCAGCGGGATCAGCAGCGCCTCGGTCTACTACGAGTGTGAGGTCGAATCCGACCTGAGCCGCATCTGCGCGGTATTCGGTGACGGCGCGTGGGACCAGGAGGGAAAGATCGGGCCGCTCCGCAGCTGCCGGGACTATTTCATCAGCCTCGTCGCCGGTCTTGATCCCATCTATGAGCATTACGGTCAGGCCGCCTACGCGCTTCCCTACCTCGAATCGGACGATGTGGACAACATCAGCGGCCTGATGAGCTACAGCTATGATGCCTTCTACCGGGACGGACCTCACGCAGCGCCTCACAACGCCTACACTTCCGGAGAAGGAATCAACACCCTGATCGGTGAGCTCGGCTACCGCACGGCATACCGCGACGGCTCCTTACCGGAACTGACCTTCCGCGCGGTCGGCGATGACGTGACGCCGGACGGCCGCGACGCCTCCTATGTCGCACTCGGCTATCCGTTCAATCAGCCCGTCTTCACCTACCACGCCGAGGACGGCTGCTATTTCCGCAGCCAGTACGGCCATGAACATACGGATCTGGAAACCGGAAGCCAGCTGTATGTGAAGAATATCATTCTTGAATACCAGAACGCGGCCAATTATCAGAACAGCTCCTACAAGCACTACGAGACGACCGGCAGCGGAAAGGGAAAATATATCACAAACGGGAAGGCGGTGGATATCACCTGGGAGCGCGACAGCTTCTATTCTCCGGTCGTCTACCGCACAGCGGACGGAAATGTGCTGCGTCTCAACCCGGGCAAAACATGGGTCGCCGTCATCCGGAAGGACCAGCTCAATCAGTGCCGGATCGGCGCGGACGAATCTTCGGCATCCGCTGTCGAGGATGCCGGCACCATCGCGGAGCAGAAGCAGGAGATGGACGCCTGGGTGTCCGAGTACAAGGCCGGCGAGGAAGCATATTTAAGCAAAATGGCGCAGCAGCGCTCGGACAATGTCGCGAAGCACGGCGGAACGAAGGTGGAGGTCGGCCTTTCGTAACCGGTCAGCCGCTCTGTCTTGCGATTTCCTACAACGAAAGGAGAAGCGATCGCTTTGCATCTTCGAGAACATCTGAAGGACCGCCGCCGGATCGTCATCAAGGTCGGATCCAGCTCGCTGGTTCATCCTGAAACCGGACGGCTGAACCTGCAGAAAATCGACATTCTGGTGAGAGAAGTCTCTGACCTTCGAAATCAGGGAAAGGATGTCGTCATCGTATCATCGGGGGCCATCGCGGTCGGAAGAGCCGCCATGGGACTCGGAGAGCTTCACTCCCTCCGGCAGAAGCAGGCGTGCGCCGCGATCGGTCAGGGGAAGCTGATGATGATCTATCAGAAATTCTTCTCCGAATACAGCCAGACCTCCGCCCAGCTTCTGCTGACAAAGCAGACCATCGTAAGCGACGAAAGCCGGACGAACGCCAGAAATACCTTCAGTGAGCTGTTCGCTCTCGGTGCGATCCCCATCGTCAATGAGAACGACACCGTGGAAACCTATGATATTCGTTTCGGCGACAATGACCGCCTCTCGGCCATCGTAACGGCGCTGATTCACGCGGACCTTCTGATTCTGCTCTCCGACATCCGCGGACTCTACACGGACGACCCTAAGCGGAATCCGGACGCGGTTTTCATCAGAGAGGTCGATGTGCTCGATGACCGTCTTCGCGGGATGGCGAAGGATACGGCCGGAAGCCGGTTCGGCACCGGGGGGATGGCCACCAAACTGGCGGCGGCTGATATCGCCACCGCTGCCGGAGCGGACATGATCATCGCGGGCGCAGAGGATTTTCGTATCATTCACCGCCTGATCGGCGGGGCGGAAGAGGGTACGCTGTTCCATGCCCATCCCCATGAGTCACGTCTCATCAACGACCTGCTCGGGAAGCGGGAAGATCCGTCGTAAACATCCGAAAAATCCGCGGCCGGAGCGGCCGCAAAGCGAAAGGAGCGGCGTATGACAAAGCGGGAAATCCGGTCACAGATTCTGGTCGAACGGCGGCGCATCCCTCCGCTGATGCTGGAGCAGCGTTCCGGCATCATCCGGAAGAAACTGATGAAGGAGCCTGTATGGAAGAATGCCGGCAGCATTTTCTGCTACGTCTCCCTTGCTGACGAAGTGGTGACCATCCCGCTGATTCAGGCGGCGTGGGCGGAAGGAAAGAAGGTCGCGGTGCCGCGGTGCGAGGGCCGTGACATGGTCTTCATCACTCTCACCTCCTTTGACTGTCTTGCCCCCGGCATTCACGGAATCCCCGAACCGGTCGGAGGGACGACGGAGGAGAATGATGCCGCTCTCATCATCATGCCCGGCGTGGCCTTCGACGTGAACCGGCACAGGGTCGGCTACGGCGGAGGATTCTACGACCGCTACCTCGAGGCCCACCCGGATAACCCGACGGCGGCGGTTGCATTCGACTTCTCCGTTCTGACGGAGGTTCCGTCCGGTCCGGATGACAAGAGACCCGATCTGATCGTCACGGACAGGAGAATCATCCGGTAATCACATGCATATCCGGCACATAAGTCGGAGACTGGAGGCGCTGATATGACACTCGAAGAGATCGGCCGGATGGCACGGGCGGCGATGCCTGCTGTCTCAGGCCTCGGAACGGATCAGAAAAACGCCGTTTTGCGAGATGCAGCAGACCGGCTTGAACGCCGTTCGGCGGAGCTTCTGGCGGCGAACGGGGAGGACCTCCGGGCAGCCCGGGAATCCGGCATGCCCGACGGACTCTACGACCGACTGAAGCTGACCGCGGAACGGATTCACGGCATGGCGGACGGGCTGCGTGCCGTAGCTCAGCTCGAGGATCCCATCGGGTCGGTCCGTGACATGCGCAGGCGGCCGAACGGCCTTGAGATCGGCCGGATGACCGTGCCGATCGGCGTCATCGGCGTGATCTACGAGGCGCGGCCCAACGTGACCTCGGATGTCTTCGCGCTCTGCTTCAAGACCGGGAATGTCTCCATTCTGAAGGGCGGAAGCGACGCGATTCACTCGAACATCGCCATCGTCCGCGTGCTGAAGGACACGCTAAAGGCCCATGGCGTCACGGACGGCGCACTGTCACTGATCACGGATACTTCCCGTGAGGCGACTGTCTCGTTCATGCACATGGATTCCTATGTGGATCTTCTGATCCCTCGCGGCGGTGCCGGCCTCATCCGCACCGTTGTGAAGGAAAGCTCGATCCCCGTGATTCAGACCGGTACCGGCAACTGTCATGTCTATGTCGATGAAACCGCAGACATCGGGATGGCTGTCCGGATCATCTTCAACGCCAAGACGCAGCGGATCGGCGTCTGCAACGCGGAGGAATCACTGGTGGTTCACAGGGACATCGCACCGGCGCTCCTGCCGGCTCTGGAGGCAAGGCTTTCAGAGAAGCATGTGGAGCTGCGGGCGGATCCGGAGGCCGCCTCTCATCTCCGCTGCTCTGTCCCGGCGACAGAGGAGGACTGGGGAAAAGAGTATCTCGACTACATTCTCTCGATCCGGACTGTCTCCTCGATCGAAGAGGCGATCGCTCACATCAACCGGTACAACACCGGTCACTCCGAGACGATCGTGACCCGAAGCTACGCCCACGCGCAGCAGTTTCTCCGGGAGGTCGATGCGGCGGCCGTCTACGTCAACGCCTCCACCCGCTTCACAGACGGATTTGAATTCGGCTTCGGAGCCGAGATCGGCATCAGCACGCAGAAGCTTCACGCAAGAGGCCCGATGGGGCTTGACGCGCTGACAACCTACAAATACATCATCTACGGTAATGGCCAGATCAGGGAATAAATGACAGAAGGAAAAAGGACGAACGCCTCCGGCGCGGAGGAAAGACAGAAGGAGTATATGGACAGAGCTCATGACGCGCTCGCAGTCATCACAAGGGCCCACGGACGGCCGATGCGCGCGTCGGTCGTCACCTTCGGGTGCCAGATGAACGCACGCGACTCCGAGAAGCTGCGCGGTATTCTTTCCGCGGTAGGATACGAGCTCACAGACAACGAGCTGGACGCCGACCTGGTGCTCTACAACACCTGTACGGTCCGCGAGAACGCCGATCTTCATGTTTACGGCCGTCTCGGCCGTCTCACCGGCCTTAAGGCCAGACGCCCGGATCTCATCGTCGGGCTCTGCGGCTGCATGATGCAGGAACCGGGGGTTGTCGCGAAAATCCGCCGCAGCTATCCGGTCGTCGATCTGATCTTCGGCACGCACAATCTCTTTACCTTTCCCGAACTGCTGTACCGGATTCTGACGGAAAAGAAACGGATCATCGATCTGTGGGAAGGAACCGACGCGATTGTCGAGAACCTGCCGGTAAAGCGGACCTATCCATTCAAATCCGGCGTCAACGTGATGTTCGGCTGCAACAATTTCTGCAGCTACTGCATCGTCCCCTATGTGAGAGGACGGGAACGCAGCCGCAGGCCGGAGGACATTCTCAGCGAGATCCGCGGGCTCGCCGGCGACGGTGTCCGCGAGATCATGCTGCTGGGGCAGAACGTCAATTCATACGGGAAGACGCTGGAGCGTCCCTTCTCCTTCGCCCGGCTGCTCCGGGAGGCGGCGGCCGTCGACGGCATCGACCGGATCCGCTTCATGACCTCCCATCCGAAGGATCTCTCCGACGAACTGATCGAAGCCATCGCGGAGACGCCGAAGGTCTGCCGTCACCTGCATCTGCCGGTGCAGTCCGGCAGCTCACGGCTGCTCCGGGCCATGAACCGGCATTATACGCGGGAGGATTACCTCGCGCTCGTGAAAAAAATCAGGGCGGCCGTCCCGGATATTTCGCTGACGACCGACATCATCGTCGGCTTCCCTGGAGAGACAGAGGAGGACTTCCGGGATACGCTGAGCCTCGTCGAGGAAGTCGGATACGACAGCTGCTTCACCTTCCTCTACTCGAAACGGACCGGCACCCCGGCCGCGTCGATGGAGGATCAGGTGCCGGAGGATGTGGCGCATGAGCGCTTTGACCGGCTTCTGGCCGTCGTGAAGCGAACCGGAGAGGCGGCCTCCTCGCGCTTTCAGGGAGAAACCCATGACGTGCTGGTGGAGGAGCTAAACAAGGAGCCGGGCTATGTGACGGGACGGATCTCACAGAATATCGTGGTTCATGTGCCCGGCACGAAAGAGGACATCGGCCGGATCATCCCGGTCGTCCTTGACGACTGCCGCGGGTTCTACTATTTCGGGACCCGGGCTGACCTGCACTGAAAAAACGGAAACACCGCCGGGTCAGACAGAGTGCTGCCTGGCCCGGATTAAGAAAGGCGGGACGGAAACTGCATGGCATTATCCCCGATGATGCAGGAATATCTGACGACAAAGGAAAAATATAAGGACTGCATCCTGATGTACCGCATCGGTGATTTCTTCGAGATGTTCTTCGACGATGCGAAGCTGGTTTCAAGAGAACTCGAACTGACGCTGACAGGCAAGGACTGCGGCCTTGAGGAACGCGCCCCCATGTGCGGGGTGCCTTTTCATGCCGTTGATTCGTATGTGGCCCGTCTCGTCAGCAAGGGATACAAGGTCGCGCTCTGCGACCAGGTAGAGGACCCGAAGCAGGCAAAGGGACTGGTGAAGCGGGAAGTGACCCGCATCGTGACGCCGGGCACCAACATGGATCAGTCATTTCAGGACGCCGGACGCAACAACTATCTGATGTCCGTCGTCTGCACGGAGGACCGGTACGGGATCGCCACGTCGGATATCTCGACAGGTGAATTTCTCCTGACCGAGACGGACAGCCTCGCCCGTCTGAAGGACGAGATCGGGAAACTGGCGCCGTCGGAGATTATCTGCAACGAGCCGGTCCTGATGTCCGGCCTCGACACAGAGGACCTGAAAGGACGTCTGGGCATCATGGTCCATGCCCTCGACGACCGTTATTTCGAGGATGAATCCTGTGAGATGACGCTTCGGGACCACTTCCATGTCGCTTCGATGGAAGGGCTCGGTATCCGGGAATTTCCCTGCGGCATCGCGGCGGCCGGCGCGCTTCTGAAATATCTCTTTGAGACCCAGAAGACGGATCTGAGCCATATCACCCAGATCACCTCCTACCGCACCAATGCCTCGATGGTGCTCGGATCCGCGACGATGCGGAACCTGGAACTGACGGAGACACTCCGCGAGAAGGAGAAGAAGGGATCGCTTCTCTGGGTGCTTGACCGGACGAAAACCGCCATGGGCGCGCGCCTCCTCCGGAAATGGATCGAGCAGCCTCTGATTCACAGGAAGGAAATCGACGGGCGGCTCGACGCCGTCGAGGCCGTCTTCAATAACGAAATCTCCGCCGCTGAGCTCAGGGAGTATCTCGGCCCGGTCTACGATCTGGAACGGCTCTGCGGACGGCTCAGCTTCAGGAGCGCCAATCCGAGGGATCTGGTGGCCCTCCGGAGCTCGCTGCAGATGCTTCCGCCGATCCGGTCGATGCTGAAGGAATTTCCCTGTGCGCTGTTCGCCCGCTTCGACGAAAAATTCGACCCGCTCGACGATCTCTGCCAACTGCTGACGGACGCCATCGCGGACGATCCTCCGATGGCGATGAAGGAGGGAGGCATCATCCGGGACGGCTACTCGGAGGAGGTCGACACCTACCGGAAGGCACGGACGGACGGCCACCAGTGGCTGGCCGATCTGGAGGCAAGAGAAAGGGAGCGCACCGGCATCCACACACTGAGGGTCAAGTACAACCGGGTCTTCGGGTACTGCATCGAGGTTTCCAATTCCTTCAGGGACAAGGTTCCCCCGGACTATGTCCGGAAGCAGACACTGGTCAGCGGCGAGCGCTACACCACGCAGGAGCTGAAGGAACTGGAGAACCGGATTCTTGGCGCCGAGGATCATCTGAACTCACTTGAATACTCGATATTCGACAGCGTCCGGAGCACTGCACTCGAGGCCATCGTCCGGATCCAGAAAACCGCCCATATTGTCGCACAGATCGATGTGCTTCAGTCCTTCGCCTTTGTCGCCCGGCGCAGCGGCTACACAAGGCCGGTGATCCGGGAAGACGGTGTCATTAATATCAAAGACGGCCGTCATCCGGTGGTAGAACGCATGATGACCGGAAGCAGCGGCTTCGTGCCGAACGATACGAAGCTGGACAACCGCTCGAAGCGGCTCTCCATCATCACCGGTCCGAATATGGCCGGCAAGTCCACCTACATGCGGCAGACCGCTCTCATTGTGCTGATGGCGCAGATCGGAAGCTTTGTTCCCGCCTCTTCCGCCGAAATCGGCATCGTGGACCGGATCTTCACCCGGGTCGGCGCCTCGGACGACCTCGCGAGCGGGCAGAGTACTTTTATGGTTGAGATGACCGAGGTCGCGAACATTCTCCGAAACGCCACCGCCAACAGCCTGCTGATTCTGGACGAAATCGGCCGCGGCACCTCCACCTTCGACGGCCTTGCCCTCGCCTGGGCGATCATCGAGTACATCGCCGACCGCCGCCTGATCGGAGCAAAGACGCTGTTCGCCACTCACTATCACGAGCTGACCGAGCTGGAGGGGAAGATTGACGGAGTCAACAACTACTGCATCGCAGTCCGGGAGAGCGGAGACGGCATCGTCTTTCTCCGGAAGATCATCCGCGGGGGCGCGGACAAGAGCTACGGAATTCAGGTAGCCCGTCTGGCCGGCGTCCCGGAAGCGGTGCTGACCCGCGCCGACGAGCTGGTCGGCCAGCTCTCTCAGGCAGACATCACCGGAGCTGTGGAGACAATGGCCGTCTCCCAGAAAAAGAAGGCGAAGCCGGTGCACTACGACGACGTGGATATGGGCCAGATGTCCTTCTTCAGCACGGTATCGGACGATGATGTGCTGAAGGAACTGCGGGAGATCGACATTCAGACACTGACACCCATCGACGCGCTGAACGAGCTGTACCGGCTTCAGAACAAACTGAAAAACCGGTGGAAAAACGGTTCGAAGGAAGGGGAGAGGTCCTAAACGCGTATGAATCAGATTCATGTTCTCGACCAGAAGACGATCGACCAGATCGCAGCCGGCGAGGTTGTGGAACGGCCGGCCTCGGTGGTCAAGGAACTCGTTGAGAATGCAATCGACGCCGGAGCCACCCGGATCAACGTCGAAATCCGGGACGGGGGGATCCGTCTGATCCGTGTCACCGACAACGGGCGCGGCATCGCGGAGGAGGATATTCCGCTTGCCTTCCTGCGTCATGCCACCAGCAAGATCACGGATGCCTCCGACCTTACATCCCTGTTCACGCTGGGCTTCCGGGGAGAGGCGCTTTCCAGTATTGCCGCCGTGAGCCGGGTGGAGCTGATCACGAAAACGGCCGACGCCCTTTCCGCCGCCCGTTATCTGATCGAGGGCGGACGGGAGAAGCTGAAGGAGGAGGTCGGAGCGCCGGACGGGACAACCTTTGTGGTCCGCGATCTGTTCTATAACACGCCGGCCCGCGCCCGCTTCCTCAAGACGCCGCTGACCGAAGCCTCTCACGTTGGCGCCATTGTGGAACAGCTGACGCTCGCCAATCCTCAGATTGCCTTCAGCTTTCTCGTAAACGGCCAGAGAAAACTGGCTTCGTCCGGCAACGGCAGTCTCCGCGACGCGATCTTCGGTATCTACGGGCGCAGTCTGGTGGATGAGCTGGCGGAACTGGATTCGGAAGAGGACGGCATCGGCATCCGCGGCTATATCGGAAAGCC harbors:
- a CDS encoding DUF3048 domain-containing protein, which gives rise to MIIMKSAAAGLLAGLLAAGMLAPVSASASQELVGSAGAADSSSFSSASGEARQEAAAREETIPDGQMKSRLTGEYVSEEEGMRRPVAFMIDNVKDADPPSGISSASVYYECEVESDLSRICAVFGDGAWDQEGKIGPLRSCRDYFISLVAGLDPIYEHYGQAAYALPYLESDDVDNISGLMSYSYDAFYRDGPHAAPHNAYTSGEGINTLIGELGYRTAYRDGSLPELTFRAVGDDVTPDGRDASYVALGYPFNQPVFTYHAEDGCYFRSQYGHEHTDLETGSQLYVKNIILEYQNAANYQNSSYKHYETTGSGKGKYITNGKAVDITWERDSFYSPVVYRTADGNVLRLNPGKTWVAVIRKDQLNQCRIGADESSASAVEDAGTIAEQKQEMDAWVSEYKAGEEAYLSKMAQQRSDNVAKHGGTKVEVGLS
- a CDS encoding 5-formyltetrahydrofolate cyclo-ligase; amino-acid sequence: MTKREIRSQILVERRRIPPLMLEQRSGIIRKKLMKEPVWKNAGSIFCYVSLADEVVTIPLIQAAWAEGKKVAVPRCEGRDMVFITLTSFDCLAPGIHGIPEPVGGTTEENDAALIIMPGVAFDVNRHRVGYGGGFYDRYLEAHPDNPTAAVAFDFSVLTEVPSGPDDKRPDLIVTDRRIIR
- a CDS encoding ISAs1 family transposase, with the translated sequence MIEFLRTVPDPRKERNRRHDHAEILLCLAIGYAAGKTSYRRAMEWCERHISFLRTGMTLKNGVPSVSTVSRLMSSIDEELFLYAFMEWIGEILDSRGLHLIIDGKALRGATSKVRGERTPMIMNVIDAQTKLVLCQYPIDCKENECAAIPKLLKLLNIRGSTVTIDAIGTNTGIMEQIVQAGGHYVLTVKRNNPETYEDLVRTFQELGKTYEDSQADGSCKKRYQELLAKYEQDDHYEKNRERHEHRYYQVCHDPTVLERTMRDWGSVKTVGCVRQIRIPVRRNEKGEETTPDEKTFLQNREKTIGADADDGRSAKVQMVGVVSDRELSLDEMAKIKRQHWMIENSLHHVLDDTFREDRSPAKRSRNNLALIRKISYNVLRIAFKEEISPGVMTERMDIFADSPDLITKYFFSPILSLN
- the ybeY gene encoding rRNA maturation RNase YbeY, with product MVTVWTENTYDGKDFRSVLPFDFESVATEVAGEVLRRAGCPFDAEVSLTLVDDETMHRINRETRGVDRTTDVLSFPAVAYTSPAAFREAEQDRAGSFDPESGRLMLGDILISVRKVAEQAEAYGHSTRREFAFLVAHSTLHLIGYDHMTPEEETIMFAKQEEALESLGIGRDSD
- the rlmH gene encoding 23S rRNA (pseudouridine(1915)-N(3))-methyltransferase RlmH encodes the protein MKIRIVCVGKIRERFFRDAVSEYVKRLSRYARVSIEEVADEKTPDGAAAGENASILTQEGGRILSRLSPSDHVIALAIRGTPCTSEAFASHLGGMMTNGVSSITFVIGGSLGLDPRVLARADEQLSFSSFTFPHPLMRVILCEQIYRAFRIIRHEPYHK
- the proB gene encoding glutamate 5-kinase, with the translated sequence MHLREHLKDRRRIVIKVGSSSLVHPETGRLNLQKIDILVREVSDLRNQGKDVVIVSSGAIAVGRAAMGLGELHSLRQKQACAAIGQGKLMMIYQKFFSEYSQTSAQLLLTKQTIVSDESRTNARNTFSELFALGAIPIVNENDTVETYDIRFGDNDRLSAIVTALIHADLLILLSDIRGLYTDDPKRNPDAVFIREVDVLDDRLRGMAKDTAGSRFGTGGMATKLAAADIATAAGADMIIAGAEDFRIIHRLIGGAEEGTLFHAHPHESRLINDLLGKREDPS
- a CDS encoding PhoH family protein codes for the protein MELPAGQAKNIFGQLDRNLRQIEDALHVSIIPRGGIVKIRGRREDVAETMQVLSTLRILAERGGDISTQQVTYALTAQGGEERASLLSADEDIIIHTAAGRPVKPKTPGQKRYVDSIRDNMITFGIGPAGTGKTYLAMAMAIRAFRAEEVTRIILTRPAIEAGEKLGFLPGDLQSKIDPYLRPLYDALYDIMGAEAFMKHSERGEIEVAPLAYMRGRTLDNAFIILDEAQNTTPSQMKMFLTRIGFGSRVVVTGDRTQKDLPSGTVSGLDVAARVLGRLDEIGFSELTYRDVVRHPLVQKIVEAYESYEKRESGRVRARAVHAAGRRGPDGHRMDREHL